The genomic interval AGCGCCAGCACTGGGATGAGGACGCCGGACGGAATCCGGAGATTCGAGAGGGCCAGGGCCGCAGCCAGGAAAAGAAAGGCGCTCGGAAGGTAGACCCAATGCTCGGCGATCGTGGCGTTCAGGGGTAAAACTCCGCTGACCGGAATGTAAGTAATGAGAGCGAGCACCAGGCAACCAAAGACCGCGGGCGCCTGCCGGCGGCTTCGGATCGACCAATAGATCGCGGCGGCGATCAATATCACTCCCAGAAGAGTCTGGAGCTCGCGCCACGCAGAGTGGGTGAGACTCACTTCGTTCGGACCGCTTGGATGCGATTCCACGTCGCGATCCATGTGAAGCTGGGCTGGCAGCAGAATCAGGCCGGTATATTCCGCAAAAGCCCGGGCCACGATGATCGGCCTAACGAGCAAGGGCGCCGGCGGGCGGAGCCGGGGAGGCGGTATGTGTTCGGCCGGTAATCGCAGGCTGAAATAACTCACGCCGACGAAAAGGAGAACGACGGTGGCGGGCAGAATCTGTCTCCAGTTTTTTCTGAGAATGACAATCGCGCCCCACAGGATCGGGAAAATTAGTCCGCTTTCCTTGCTCAAGGCGCTCAGGAGAAAAAGCGTTCCCGCGGCGAGAAGGAGAGTGAATTTCCGCGACCCGATCGCGGCCAGGGAGCGGATCGCGCAAAACAATCCGAGGAATCCGAAGGCCGCCGCGAGCGGATCAGCCCGCCCTGAGATGTACGCCACCGCGGAGGTATGGAGCGGATGAATTGCCCAGGCGAGGGCGGTCAGGAAGGCGAGCAGCCGCCGTTTTCGTTCCTCGATTTCCCAGAGACGAAACAGCTCGTTGCCCAGGAGGAGCAGCGCCAGGGTTGCGCCGAGATGGCAAAGAATGCTGGTGAGATGATAGCCGGCCGGCTTGAAAACGAACGCCCAGTAATCGAGCAAATAAGTCAGGCGTTGAATCGGCCGGTAGAAGTCCGACGCAGTCGCATCGATAAACAGAAAATGCTGAAACGCCTCGGGGGCGAGCTGCCAGCTGCGGATGAGGGGATCGCGCAGGATCAGGGCGGTATCGTCCCACACAAAATCATTGCGCAAGGAAGGCGCGTAGAGCGCCAGGGTCACGAAGACCAGAAAAAGGAAAGGCAGGATTTTTTTCAACAGCGCAATTGGGTTGGACAGAAGCAATAAGATGCGCGTCTAAGTTTGGGAAATGCTAAGAAAAACTTTTGTTGGACTGGGCGCGCTGGGCTTGCTGGTTAGCAGCGCATGTGCCGCGGGTGTGCCGGACGATTGCACCCAGTTGATCGTGGGGATCGCGCCTACCTGGAACTCCATGCGGGGCGAGTTGCAGTTATTCGAACGGTCCCCGGGCGCTGCCTGGCAGCCGGTCACCGCGCGGTGGCCGGTTCTCTTTGGCAAACACGGACTCGCCTGGGGCAGCGGGGTCGACGGGCAAAACGAAAGCGGCCTGCGCAAATCCGAGCGCGACGGACGCGCGCCGGCCGGAGTCTTTCGGATCGGGAAAATTTATACCTACGATGCGCAGCTTCCGCCCGGCGCTGATTTTCCGTTCCATCAGGTCACGACCGCCGACGCCTGGATCGATGACGTGAAGCACCCGGAGTACAACCGGTTTGTCACGATTCCCGATCCGGCGAACCCGCCGCCCTGGTTTGCAAAACAAAAGATGCGGCACAACGATTTCGCTTATCGGTGGCTGGTGGAGGTCCGGCACAATTCTGATCCGCCCGTGCCCGGCGCCGGCAGCGCGATTTTTTTTCATATCCGGCGCGGAGTCGATCGTCCCAGCGCGGGATGCACCACCATGGCCGAGTCCGACTTGGTGAAGCTGATCAGCTGGATGCGTTCGCCCCGGCATCCCTGCTACGTGTTGCTGCCGGCCCCCGAATACGACAAGCGATGGCAAGGCTGGCACCTGCCGCCGCCATCGTCGTGGAAGACTGAACATTAGGACAGGGTGTGTTTGCAGTTGTGTTGTGGCTACTTAGAGTGAGCGATCCCCACAAGATTCATGAAAAAACGAGCTAATCCCGATTCGGAACAAAACATCCGGCGCATCGATACGAAGCCTCGCGCCAAGAAACAAACCCACGGTTTCCAGGTGCACTTTCTGCGGGGCGGAGAGACAGTCACGCGCTTGTTTAGCGATTCCGGGTACGGAGGCAAAGAGGGCGCGCGGCGCGCGGCCCGCAAATTTAAGCGATCGGCCATGAGCGATCTGCCGGAACGGGTTTTTCGGGGGCCGGTGAAGGCCACCAAAAAGCGAGGCAAGAAACAGGCGAAAGGGAAGAAGACCCGCGGACGCCGCTAGGCTTCAAGTTGTAGCGACGGCGCTCTGTCGCCGTAAATCTGCTTTGCCTCCGCTTCGCGCGCGTTACGCCGACTGAGCGGCGTCGCTACAACAAAATGCCGCCCAGCATTCCAGGAATCCGGGAGCAAAATCGTCCGGCCGGGCTTTGATCCAGCCGGAAACGACCTCAGGCGGGAAAAACTCGCCATGCTCGATCTCAGACCGGGCCAATCGAAAGGGCCCGTCGTGCTGGCCCTGGTAAAGCCAGATGAACTCCTGGCCAGTCCGTTCCGAGGCGGGAAGCTTGGCCACGCGAGTTAACTCGGTGGCAACCCCCAGCTCTTCCTCCAGCTCCCGGATGGCCGTGGCGTCGTAATCTTCGCCAGCCTCCACATGGCCGGCGGCGCTGGAATCCCAAAGCAGGGGATGCCGGTCCTTCCAACTGGATCGTTTCTGCAAAAAAAGCTCGCCTTTCTTATTGAAAAGCAGGATGTGAACGGCCCGGTGGCGCAAGTTATTCCCATGCACTTCCCCCCGGGGAGCCTCGCCCAGTAACTGGTCCTTCTCGTCTACCACGGGAAAACGCTCGGAAGCGCGTGAATCCTCGATGGCGGCGGCTCCGGACCGGGCCCGATTCGAGAGCGCAATCCATTGCTCGAGATTCAGCTCTTCGGCCCGGGCCAGGGGATTGAAGCCAATCGCATTCGCGGCCTCCGCCCAGTCTGGCAATTCCTCCCGGAGCAAATTTCGAAGTTGCTTGCGACGCTGGGAAAATCCCTGTCGCACGAGCCGAGAAAAAACTTCCGGGTCGTGCTGCGGCAGTTCTCCCGGCGTGCGCGGTGTAATGCGAATAAAAGCAGAATCGACATCCGGCTCAGGGAGAAAAACGCTCGCCGGCACGGTGCGCAAATATTCGACACGATATTGAAGTTGAATGACGAGAGTAAGCGCGCCGTAATCTTTCGTCCCGGGCGCCGCGGAAATGCGCCCCGCCATCTCCTTTTGTAACATTAACAACCATAATGAGATAGGACTTGGATACTGGGTGAACTTTAAAAGGAGCTGGCTCGAGATGTAGTAGGGAAGATTTCCCAGCAGCTTCACCCGCCGCTTCGCGAACAACGGCCGAAGATCGAAATCGAGTGCATCCATGTGAAGCACTTCAAGCCGGTCGTTCTTGAAACGCGTCCGCAAAAATTCCGCCAGTCGCCTGTCTTTTTCGATCGCGAGAACCTTGGCGCCAGATTCAAGACCGAACTCGGTGAGCGCGCCAAGGCCGGGGCCGATTTCGATTACGAAATCGTCACGAGTCAGGTCTGCTTTTTCGACGATCCAGCGCGCGAGGTTCCGGTCGTGCAGAAAATTTTGACCAAGCGTTTTGACCGGGGAGACACGAATTTCACGCAGCGTGGCGTCGATTTCGGAGAGCTTCATCGAGAGGAGCCGGCCGGGGCCCGGGAAAGGGGAAAATGCGGCGTTTTGTTCACAAAAAAATGTGAACAATAAGCACCGTATCGGAGATTTTATTCACAAGTTATTCCAATACCTGGCGGCGTCTCTCAGTGCGCCGCTTCGATCTGTTTGACTCGCCGGGTTTCGGGACGAGCACGCTTTTTCCGGCTGGCCAGATAAGTGCGACGGGCGTCATTGAGGGTTATGCCCTCCAGGAAATAACCGATGCTGGCCCGACCAATGGCGTAGGTGCCGGCTCCGGCCACAGCCCCGCAGACCACGTTGCCCCAGCCGGGGAAAAATTTCAGAAGCGCCCGGGTGCCTTCGC from Chthoniobacterales bacterium carries:
- a CDS encoding tetratricopeptide repeat protein; its protein translation is MKKILPFLFLVFVTLALYAPSLRNDFVWDDTALILRDPLIRSWQLAPEAFQHFLFIDATASDFYRPIQRLTYLLDYWAFVFKPAGYHLTSILCHLGATLALLLLGNELFRLWEIEERKRRLLAFLTALAWAIHPLHTSAVAYISGRADPLAAAFGFLGLFCAIRSLAAIGSRKFTLLLAAGTLFLLSALSKESGLIFPILWGAIVILRKNWRQILPATVVLLFVGVSYFSLRLPAEHIPPPRLRPPAPLLVRPIIVARAFAEYTGLILLPAQLHMDRDVESHPSGPNEVSLTHSAWRELQTLLGVILIAAAIYWSIRSRRQAPAVFGCLVLALITYIPVSGVLPLNATIAEHWVYLPSAFLFLAAALALSNLRIPSGVLIPVLALWLVFLGTRTCLRTFDWKDQRTFLERTIAAGGDSARMLINLASLELHEGKLDAAKAHLETALKKEPNQPLAVINLAVVAIRQNDFAAARELLGRAKDLPLVDAQAYELLAVLEFKEHEKVDPLRFRLAARTGPPHWRIEKRYIEVLDQVAGPPTAIHELQLCLQTQWYRAESWQMLSRLFAKSGSSRQATEALEQANDYDVHLSEHAEVPQP
- a CDS encoding L,D-transpeptidase family protein; this translates as MLRKTFVGLGALGLLVSSACAAGVPDDCTQLIVGIAPTWNSMRGELQLFERSPGAAWQPVTARWPVLFGKHGLAWGSGVDGQNESGLRKSERDGRAPAGVFRIGKIYTYDAQLPPGADFPFHQVTTADAWIDDVKHPEYNRFVTIPDPANPPPWFAKQKMRHNDFAYRWLVEVRHNSDPPVPGAGSAIFFHIRRGVDRPSAGCTTMAESDLVKLISWMRSPRHPCYVLLPAPEYDKRWQGWHLPPPSSWKTEH
- the rsmA gene encoding 16S rRNA (adenine(1518)-N(6)/adenine(1519)-N(6))-dimethyltransferase RsmA; translated protein: MKLSEIDATLREIRVSPVKTLGQNFLHDRNLARWIVEKADLTRDDFVIEIGPGLGALTEFGLESGAKVLAIEKDRRLAEFLRTRFKNDRLEVLHMDALDFDLRPLFAKRRVKLLGNLPYYISSQLLLKFTQYPSPISLWLLMLQKEMAGRISAAPGTKDYGALTLVIQLQYRVEYLRTVPASVFLPEPDVDSAFIRITPRTPGELPQHDPEVFSRLVRQGFSQRRKQLRNLLREELPDWAEAANAIGFNPLARAEELNLEQWIALSNRARSGAAAIEDSRASERFPVVDEKDQLLGEAPRGEVHGNNLRHRAVHILLFNKKGELFLQKRSSWKDRHPLLWDSSAAGHVEAGEDYDATAIRELEEELGVATELTRVAKLPASERTGQEFIWLYQGQHDGPFRLARSEIEHGEFFPPEVVSGWIKARPDDFAPGFLECWAAFCCSDAAQSA